In Lineus longissimus chromosome 7, tnLinLong1.2, whole genome shotgun sequence, a genomic segment contains:
- the LOC135491181 gene encoding protein rolling stone-like isoform X2 encodes MVIAGFTTGSLLAVCIRSPWVDDRHFILFYLTMWSYLILSVYFIVAAVVSCYCYIVKRKVKIPSAFHMKQKVGDSTGAANGGFREDPDDPLPETSVVSSDSAEIIVDKDSKDLPWYIRVQWILGNMAVPISFIITIMYFGVLFPSDILVQNREEQGIVTISIGDLSTHGLNSVCAFLDISISASPWRLFHFIYPTLYSIVYVLFSVVYWALDPQNNIIYPVILDWNEPMIPLIVVAPLGLVGIPVMMFFIWLVHKFKVYLSGKCRKEKVPTPIEYSRYINSAQGRMRVAAITLPPNYNY; translated from the coding sequence ATGGTCATCGCTGGCTTCACCACCGGTTCTCTCCTTGCCGTCTGCATCCGGTCGCCATGGGTGGACGACCGCCATTTCATCCTCTTCTACCTCACTATGTGGAGCTACCTCATCCTCTCAGTTTACTTCATAGTAGCTGCCGTGGTGAGCTGCTACTGCTATATAGTAAAACGAAAGGTCAAGATACCATCGGCGTTCCACATGAAACAAAAGGTTGGAGACTCTACGGGGGCTGCCAATGGTGGTTTCAGGGAGGACCCAGACGACCCGCTGCCCGAAACATCCGTCGTTTCGAGTGACTCTGCCGAAATAATCGTCGATAAGGATTCCAAAGATTTACCCTGGTACATCCGTGTGCAATGGATTTTGGGAAACATGGCCGTTCCGATCTCCTTCATCATAACAATCATGTATTTCGGAGTATTATTCCCCAGTGACATTCTTGTTCAAAATCGGGAAGAGCAAGGGATCGTGACCATTAGCATCGGTGACCTCTCCACGCATGGTCTGAACAGCGTCTGCGCGTTCCTTGACATCAGTATCTCGGCGTCTCCCTGGCGTCTGTTCCACTTCATCTACCCAACTCTCTACTCGATTGTGTATGTCCTCTTCAGCGTCGTGTATTGGGCGCTTGACCCGCAAAACAACATTATATACCCAGTAATCTTGGACTGGAACGAGCCAATGATACCTCTAATCGTCGTTGCCCCATTAGGCCTGGTTGGTATCCCAGTCATGATGTTCTTCATTTGGTTGGTGCATAAGTTCAAAGTGTATTTATCGGGAAAATGCCGGAAAGAGAAGGTCCCGACACCTATTGAGTACTCTAGATACATTAACTCGGCGCAGGGGCGGATGCGTGTCGCTGCAATCACGTTACCACCGAACTACAATTACTAA
- the LOC135490899 gene encoding uncharacterized protein LOC135490899 → MSTLISVLLLCLVCGQSYGFLGGLFKDPPVTVSEVDPVKYAGRWYQIYGNLLTQYLFTRNAFCVTADYGLLADGTGISVLNAGRKKSATGVLFNITGTATYTNQVGQLDLQLAGVPVTGSYWITKLGPVNGDGLYEYSVVTDSKRVNLYVLARDPVSFKASYDAEVLQFLANDSFDSFFNKPIGVYQESDCQYAPLPEA, encoded by the exons ATGAGCACCCTGATCTCTGTTCTCCTTCTCTGCCTCGTGTGCGGACAAAGCTACGGCTTTCTTGGCGGTCTCTTCAAGGATCCTCCAGTCACCGTCAGCGAGGTCGACCCCGTCAAGTATGCGGGAAGGTGGTACCAG ATCTACGGCAACTTGCTCACCCAGTATCTCTTCACAAGAAATGCATTCTGCGTTACCGCCGACT acGGCCTCCTCGCTGACGGCACTGGCATCTCCGTCCTGAACGCTGGTCGCAAGAAATCTGCCACAGGAGTGCTTTTCAACATCACTGGTACCGCTACCTACACCAATCAGGTCGGACAGCTTGATCTCCAACTGGCTGGCGTACCAGTCACCGGATCAT ATTGGATCACCAAACTCGGCCCAGTCAACGGTGATGGCCTCTATGAATACTCCGTCGTCACAGACAGTAAGCGCGTCAACCTGTACGTCCTCGCCCGCGACCCCGTCTCATTCAAGGCCAGCTACGACGCCGAGGTCCTCCAATTCCTCGCCAATGACTCATTCGACTCGTTCTTCAACAAGCCTATTGGTGTGTATCAGGAAAGTGACTGTCAGTATGCACCACTCCCTGAGGCTTGA
- the LOC135491181 gene encoding protein rolling stone-like isoform X1 encodes MDVKTKWRLHPVLYIIFRMVIAGFTTGSLLAVCIRSPWVDDRHFILFYLTMWSYLILSVYFIVAAVVSCYCYIVKRKVKIPSAFHMKQKVGDSTGAANGGFREDPDDPLPETSVVSSDSAEIIVDKDSKDLPWYIRVQWILGNMAVPISFIITIMYFGVLFPSDILVQNREEQGIVTISIGDLSTHGLNSVCAFLDISISASPWRLFHFIYPTLYSIVYVLFSVVYWALDPQNNIIYPVILDWNEPMIPLIVVAPLGLVGIPVMMFFIWLVHKFKVYLSGKCRKEKVPTPIEYSRYINSAQGRMRVAAITLPPNYNY; translated from the exons ATGGATGTGAAGACAAAG TGGAGACTCCATCCAGTTCTGTACATCATCTTCCGCATGGTCATCGCTGGCTTCACCACCGGTTCTCTCCTTGCCGTCTGCATCCGGTCGCCATGGGTGGACGACCGCCATTTCATCCTCTTCTACCTCACTATGTGGAGCTACCTCATCCTCTCAGTTTACTTCATAGTAGCTGCCGTGGTGAGCTGCTACTGCTATATAGTAAAACGAAAGGTCAAGATACCATCGGCGTTCCACATGAAACAAAAGGTTGGAGACTCTACGGGGGCTGCCAATGGTGGTTTCAGGGAGGACCCAGACGACCCGCTGCCCGAAACATCCGTCGTTTCGAGTGACTCTGCCGAAATAATCGTCGATAAGGATTCCAAAGATTTACCCTGGTACATCCGTGTGCAATGGATTTTGGGAAACATGGCCGTTCCGATCTCCTTCATCATAACAATCATGTATTTCGGAGTATTATTCCCCAGTGACATTCTTGTTCAAAATCGGGAAGAGCAAGGGATCGTGACCATTAGCATCGGTGACCTCTCCACGCATGGTCTGAACAGCGTCTGCGCGTTCCTTGACATCAGTATCTCGGCGTCTCCCTGGCGTCTGTTCCACTTCATCTACCCAACTCTCTACTCGATTGTGTATGTCCTCTTCAGCGTCGTGTATTGGGCGCTTGACCCGCAAAACAACATTATATACCCAGTAATCTTGGACTGGAACGAGCCAATGATACCTCTAATCGTCGTTGCCCCATTAGGCCTGGTTGGTATCCCAGTCATGATGTTCTTCATTTGGTTGGTGCATAAGTTCAAAGTGTATTTATCGGGAAAATGCCGGAAAGAGAAGGTCCCGACACCTATTGAGTACTCTAGATACATTAACTCGGCGCAGGGGCGGATGCGTGTCGCTGCAATCACGTTACCACCGAACTACAATTACTAA
- the LOC135490852 gene encoding sulfotransferase 1B1-like translates to MDVLGEMESAPGDPISQESQPKPAIVPDASDNPTDYLNHCAPGQYTYQPLGIEMMGFSPAHYLDNEVKNMELRDDDIVIAAYPKTGNTWMQEMLWLIMNDADTEYAKTTAINDRVPFLEFFMHGFSGVSLIDDISRDKKNRIFYTHLPMDLVPRQVKEKRVKVVSMLRNPLDTMVSYYYFCKSYKDLGHFKGEWDDFYQLYMSEKVPYGHVVNHNLSWWNARDDLNILFVRYEDLLADPKKEVLRISEFCGVTLTPQKLETIVEATRFDVMKNNPMTNRTIYKEIDQSICAFMRKGVSGDWKNYFSDEQHTLTCEFADSKLKDAGLTYPCME, encoded by the exons ATGGACGTGCTCGGTGAGATGGAAAGCGCGCCAGGGGACCCAATCTCACAGGAGAGTCAGCCAAAACCCGCCATAGTCCCCGACGCCTCAGACAATCCCACGGACTACCTTAACCACTGCGCCCCCGGGCAGTACACCTACCAGCCGCTTGGTATTGAGATGATGGGATTTTCCCCTGCTCATTACCTTGATAATGAAGTGAAAAACATGGAGCTCAGAGATGATGATATTGTCATAGCAGCATATCCAAAAACTG GGAACACTTGGATGCAGGAGATGCTCTGGCTCATCATGAACGATGCAGACACTGAATACGCCAAGACGACCGCCATCAACGACCGCGTGCCATTTCTCGAGTTCTTCATGCACGGCTTCAGTGGAGTCAGTTTGATAGACGACATCAGCCGAGACAAAAAGAATCGTATCTTCTACACCCATCTACCAATGGACTTGGTGCCCAGACAAGTCAAGGAAAAGCGCGTCAAAGTCGTCTCAATGTTACGGAATCCGCTGGACACCATGGTGTCGTACTACTATTTCTGTAAAAGTTACAAAGACCTAGGGCATTTCAAGGGCGAATGGGACGACTTTTACCAATTGTATATGAGTGAGAAAGTCCCTTACGGTCATGTTGTCAACCATAACCTGAGTTGGTGGAACGCCAGAGATGATTTGAACATTCTTTTCGTACGCTACGAGGATCTGTTGGCTGATCCGAAGAAAGAGGTCCTGAGGATTTCCGAGTTCTGCGGCGTGACCTTGACCCCGCAGAAGCTGGAAACGATCGTGGAGGCAACACGTTTCGACGTCATGAAAAACAACCCAATGACAAATCGGACCATCTACAAGGAAATCGATCAGAGTATCTGTGCTTTCATGAGGAAGGGTGTCTCCGGCGACTGGAAGAATTATTTCTCTGACGAACAACACACCTTGACCTGCGAATTTGCTGATTCAAAGTTGAAGGATGCGGGGCTGACGTATCCATGTATGGAGTGA